Proteins encoded in a region of the Bradyrhizobium sp. CB3481 genome:
- a CDS encoding DUF736 domain-containing protein, with translation MATIGSFKKVGNDFQGEIITLSLQARGVRIVAEPNRASENAPSHRVYVGRAEIGAAWSKRSEEGRDYLSLKLDDPSFNAPIYANLFDEESGEGYTLLWSRPRKSPE, from the coding sequence ATGGCTACCATCGGTTCTTTCAAGAAGGTCGGCAACGATTTCCAGGGCGAGATCATCACCCTGAGCCTGCAGGCCAGAGGCGTCCGCATCGTCGCCGAGCCCAACCGCGCAAGCGAAAACGCCCCCAGCCACCGCGTTTACGTCGGCAGGGCGGAGATCGGAGCGGCCTGGTCGAAGCGCTCCGAGGAGGGCCGTGACTATCTCTCGCTCAAGCTCGACGATCCCTCGTTCAACGCCCCGATCTACGCGAACCTGTTCGACGAAGAAAGCGGCGAAGGCTACACGCTCCTTTGGTCGCGGCCGCGCAAGAGCCCAGAGTGA
- a CDS encoding DUF2493 domain-containing protein — MTDHDDSEFEPPHGSSPTDHALTELQLYGYRPYSDEPDPRPLPEGKTIAAAVADIFDALVVTLRDTRMEPDLEDLLWSAVNLFHRTTHRVERELDNNEQAQRKSQREQDGSEVRSVELERLTAEGISLIERRNCIERFRDLAIEQFEVHTRSPWRPRSGSLVNHHSLTAAMIDSRDFLAAKRRAETEPLLPAGPKIALTGGLEFNDHRLIWDRLDKVHVKHPDMVLLHGGSPKGAELIAAKWATNRKVPQIEFKPNWTKHAKAAPFKRNDTMLALMPIGVMVFPGTGIQDNLADKARRLGIPVWKFGDGGA; from the coding sequence ATGACCGATCATGACGATAGCGAATTCGAACCGCCGCACGGCTCATCCCCAACCGACCACGCTCTGACCGAATTGCAGCTCTACGGTTATCGTCCATACAGCGACGAGCCAGATCCGAGGCCGCTTCCCGAGGGCAAGACGATCGCGGCCGCAGTAGCTGATATTTTCGACGCTCTGGTCGTCACGCTAAGGGACACTCGCATGGAGCCGGATCTGGAAGACCTGCTATGGTCGGCGGTCAATCTGTTCCATCGCACGACGCACCGTGTCGAGCGCGAGCTCGACAACAACGAGCAGGCGCAGCGGAAGAGCCAACGTGAGCAGGATGGCTCCGAGGTGCGATCGGTCGAACTCGAGCGGCTCACCGCAGAAGGAATCTCGTTGATCGAGCGCCGAAACTGCATTGAGCGCTTTCGAGATCTGGCCATCGAGCAGTTCGAAGTCCATACCCGATCGCCCTGGCGGCCCCGATCCGGATCACTGGTCAACCATCATTCACTCACCGCAGCGATGATCGACTCGAGAGACTTCCTCGCTGCAAAACGTCGCGCCGAGACAGAGCCGCTGTTGCCGGCCGGGCCTAAGATCGCACTGACCGGTGGCCTCGAGTTCAATGACCATCGCCTCATCTGGGACCGTCTCGACAAGGTTCACGTCAAGCACCCCGACATGGTCCTGCTCCATGGCGGCTCGCCGAAGGGCGCCGAACTGATCGCGGCGAAATGGGCAACGAACCGGAAGGTGCCGCAAATCGAGTTCAAACCGAACTGGACAAAGCACGCCAAGGCCGCACCCTTCAAGCGCAACGATACGATGCTGGCGCTAATGCCGATCGGGGTCATGGTTTTCCCGGGCACTGGCATCCAGGACAATCTCGCCGACAAAGCGAGGCGGCTTGGAATTCCGGTTTGGAAATTCGGCGACGGCGGCGCGTAA
- a CDS encoding toprim domain-containing protein, producing MSIQASDLARRLAEQAELVCRHYLCNGRRVGRYWIVGDARNTPGRSMFVRLSGPSAGKGSAGKWTDAATGEHGDLLDVIRESCGLLEFGDVLAEARRFLNLPRPERKPESKSPFAPAPVGLRETVRRLMANSTPIHGTIAETYLRTRGISASHGTESLRFHPRCYYKPDHYLPTETWPALIAAVTTLNGVITGIHRTWLDPSGCGKAPIDTPRRAVGFLLGNAVRFGVANDVLAAGEGIETMLSLRCALPTLPMVSALSAHHLAAMLLPPGLRRLYIARDNDAAGDVAATVLTQRAETAGIEAIALSPRLGDFNEDLRAFGIDDLRAGLRVQLVPEDVARFLSSATALIV from the coding sequence ATGTCAATCCAGGCATCTGATCTCGCCCGCCGACTTGCCGAGCAGGCCGAACTTGTCTGCCGCCACTATCTTTGCAACGGTCGCCGCGTTGGCCGCTATTGGATCGTCGGAGACGCACGCAACACACCCGGCCGGTCGATGTTTGTTCGGTTGAGCGGACCTAGCGCAGGGAAGGGCTCCGCTGGCAAGTGGACCGATGCGGCAACTGGTGAGCACGGGGATCTGCTCGACGTCATCAGGGAAAGCTGTGGGCTGCTTGAATTTGGCGATGTTCTTGCCGAGGCTCGTCGGTTTCTCAACCTGCCGCGGCCTGAGCGTAAGCCGGAGTCGAAATCCCCGTTTGCGCCCGCTCCAGTCGGCTTACGGGAAACGGTGAGGCGCCTTATGGCGAATTCAACGCCCATCCATGGCACGATCGCCGAAACGTATCTTCGGACGCGCGGCATTTCGGCCTCGCACGGTACCGAGAGCCTTCGCTTCCATCCGCGCTGCTACTATAAGCCGGATCACTACTTGCCGACAGAGACCTGGCCCGCGCTGATCGCCGCCGTCACCACCCTCAATGGCGTCATCACCGGCATCCATCGCACCTGGCTTGATCCTTCAGGTTGCGGCAAGGCGCCAATCGATACGCCGCGCCGCGCGGTGGGTTTTCTGCTCGGAAATGCAGTCCGATTCGGGGTGGCGAACGATGTACTCGCTGCGGGTGAGGGCATAGAGACCATGCTGTCCCTGCGCTGCGCTCTGCCGACCTTGCCGATGGTATCAGCACTTTCGGCCCACCACCTCGCTGCCATGTTGCTTCCTCCGGGTCTGCGCAGGCTCTATATCGCGCGTGACAACGATGCCGCCGGCGACGTGGCGGCTACCGTTCTGACGCAACGTGCCGAAACAGCAGGCATCGAGGCGATCGCATTATCGCCTCGGCTTGGCGACTTTAATGAAGATCTGCGCGCCTTCGGCATCGACGACCTTCGGGCAGGCCTGCGCGTTCAGCTTGTGCCGGAGGACGTCGCCCGCTTTTTGTCTTCGGCGACAGCGCTCATAGTGTAG
- a CDS encoding DUF932 domain-containing protein, producing MTQLNVLDATRVEHGGYKVDVRRGERIGRVSSEWFSRPADERYLSLSELYAAVRGRAERSRTRTAESSAIRVEANRDDAERLTLLLPGEDVPLAPTHWSFGQLTTMVGAPSTYLRQLPAPLAAINLQYGLTSHRGELIKTLVVEDGRVELRAVTGPDYGRIYDNELVAAVQRIAGNGTGDTRWKVPGVLDWATGIYNPRVDVTKNTTTLYASDRDVFLFLVDDLNPIEAGKLPDGSPDLYFRGFYCWNSEVGAKTLGIASFYLRAVCQNRNLWGVEDFEEITIRHSKYAASRFAHEAAPALTRFANSSPMPFVNGIKAARDRIVARTDDDRTEFLRKRGFGKSETAKIIETVLAEEGHKPESVFDFVQGITAVARDKPHQDVRLSLEGQAKKLLDRVA from the coding sequence ATGACCCAGCTGAATGTATTGGACGCCACTCGCGTTGAGCATGGTGGCTACAAGGTGGATGTAAGACGAGGGGAGCGGATTGGCCGCGTGTCCTCCGAATGGTTCTCCCGGCCGGCGGACGAGCGGTACCTCTCGCTGTCAGAGCTATATGCCGCCGTTCGCGGCCGCGCCGAGCGAAGCCGCACCCGGACGGCCGAGAGCTCCGCGATCAGGGTGGAAGCGAATCGCGATGATGCGGAGCGGCTGACGCTGTTGCTACCGGGTGAGGATGTGCCCCTTGCGCCGACCCACTGGAGCTTCGGTCAGCTCACGACCATGGTTGGTGCGCCGTCCACTTATTTGCGTCAGCTCCCAGCACCTCTCGCCGCCATCAATCTCCAGTATGGGCTAACGTCGCATCGCGGCGAATTGATCAAGACCCTCGTGGTCGAGGACGGACGCGTCGAATTGCGCGCCGTCACGGGCCCCGACTACGGTCGCATCTACGACAATGAACTGGTCGCCGCCGTCCAGCGGATAGCCGGTAACGGCACCGGCGATACACGCTGGAAGGTCCCTGGTGTGCTCGACTGGGCGACCGGCATCTATAACCCGCGGGTCGATGTCACGAAAAACACCACCACGCTCTATGCCTCGGATCGTGACGTTTTCCTGTTCCTGGTGGACGATCTCAACCCGATCGAGGCGGGCAAGTTGCCGGACGGCTCGCCCGACCTCTACTTCCGCGGCTTCTATTGCTGGAATTCCGAGGTGGGCGCCAAGACGCTTGGCATCGCGAGCTTTTACCTCCGAGCCGTTTGCCAGAATCGCAATCTCTGGGGCGTGGAGGATTTTGAGGAAATCACCATCCGCCACTCGAAATATGCCGCCTCACGCTTCGCCCACGAAGCAGCACCTGCGCTTACCCGCTTCGCCAATTCCTCGCCCATGCCTTTCGTGAACGGCATCAAGGCTGCGCGTGACCGCATCGTTGCGCGCACGGACGATGATCGAACCGAATTCCTGCGCAAGCGTGGGTTTGGCAAATCAGAGACGGCGAAAATCATTGAGACTGTGCTCGCCGAGGAAGGCCACAAGCCCGAAAGTGTGTTCGATTTCGTACAGGGCATCACGGCCGTCGCACGCGACAAGCCGCACCAGGATGTCCGGCTGAGTCTCGAAGGGCAGGCGAAGAAGCTGCTCGACCGGGTCGCCTGA
- a CDS encoding SPASM domain-containing protein translates to MVHVFDDGAYMNRRFVRQEYLDLMRQLVDADISSIQFVVLGEVHPDVADIIPAGALIRTPPLSSRVGSVDPKLVESRQPVVGPLTCVDERQYRNVLLPNGDVALCCMDFERRHVFGNLLRDEYEDLFKGPIFSHLGRSSQVARKKWADRLENPHPGCSAGCRRRRQWYVRKQLSPS, encoded by the coding sequence ATGGTCCATGTTTTCGATGATGGCGCGTACATGAATAGGCGCTTTGTGAGGCAAGAGTATCTCGATTTAATGCGTCAGTTAGTCGACGCAGATATTTCCTCGATTCAATTCGTAGTATTGGGAGAGGTCCATCCCGATGTCGCCGACATAATCCCTGCCGGAGCGCTAATTCGCACGCCACCGCTGAGTAGCAGGGTTGGAAGCGTCGATCCGAAGCTGGTTGAATCACGCCAGCCAGTCGTCGGACCACTGACATGTGTTGACGAACGACAGTATCGGAATGTCCTTCTTCCCAACGGCGACGTTGCTCTGTGCTGCATGGATTTTGAGCGGCGCCACGTTTTTGGTAATCTTCTGCGCGACGAATACGAAGATCTCTTCAAAGGGCCAATTTTTAGCCACCTTGGTCGATCATCGCAGGTTGCGCGCAAGAAATGGGCCGATCGCCTCGAGAACCCCCATCCGGGCTGCTCCGCAGGCTGCAGACGGCGGCGGCAATGGTACGTGCGCAAGCAACTTTCTCCGAGCTGA
- a CDS encoding gamma-glutamylcyclotransferase family protein codes for MTVFFYGLFMDPEGLEAKGLRPVNVRQAFIERFTLRLGDRATLLPDPNGRVYGITATLTHTELDRLYSGPSVSAYRPEPVLAQFANGTAELALCFNLPTIPQEKSTNPSYAADLRAVARKMGLPESYVASIGKRE; via the coding sequence GTGACGGTTTTCTTCTATGGTCTGTTCATGGATCCGGAAGGCCTGGAGGCGAAAGGTCTTCGGCCGGTCAACGTGAGGCAGGCCTTTATCGAGCGGTTTACACTGAGGCTGGGAGATCGGGCGACGTTGCTGCCCGATCCGAACGGGCGGGTCTACGGCATCACCGCGACTCTCACCCACACCGAGTTAGATCGGCTCTATTCAGGGCCAAGCGTCTCAGCCTATCGACCTGAACCCGTCCTCGCCCAATTTGCCAACGGCACGGCCGAGCTTGCGCTTTGCTTCAATCTTCCGACCATCCCGCAGGAAAAATCGACCAATCCCAGTTACGCAGCTGACCTGCGAGCAGTCGCCCGGAAGATGGGCTTGCCGGAATCATACGTGGCCAGCATCGGAAAAAGGGAGTGA
- a CDS encoding cold-shock protein codes for MDVATGTVKWFNPTKGYGFIQPDSGGKDVFVHISAVERAGLSSLNEGAKVSYEVVANRGKESAENLRLG; via the coding sequence ATGGATGTGGCGACAGGTACTGTAAAGTGGTTCAATCCCACCAAGGGCTACGGATTTATTCAGCCCGACAGCGGTGGGAAGGACGTATTTGTCCATATTTCGGCGGTCGAGAGAGCGGGCTTGAGTAGCTTGAACGAAGGCGCCAAGGTTAGCTACGAGGTGGTAGCGAACCGCGGCAAGGAATCTGCAGAAAATCTCAGGCTTGGCTGA
- a CDS encoding DUF3606 domain-containing protein: MAKAKKQSSRGRKQDRARVAGAQDYEVRYDAGKTRKSAAAVKKAVKKVGTSRKRVERRLGG; the protein is encoded by the coding sequence ATGGCGAAGGCAAAGAAGCAATCGAGCCGCGGCCGCAAGCAGGATCGGGCGCGGGTCGCCGGCGCACAGGATTACGAGGTCAGGTACGACGCTGGGAAAACTCGGAAGTCGGCCGCCGCAGTAAAGAAGGCGGTCAAGAAGGTCGGTACCAGCCGCAAGCGTGTAGAGCGCCGTCTCGGAGGTTAG
- a CDS encoding DDE-type integrase/transposase/recombinase has protein sequence MIPFLLPALERHGRLQLSADERSLVLKVSAATIDRLLSDVKIAAAGGRRRRAGFSSAVRRQVPVRTFNDWGSPPPGYCEADLVAHGGMSVSGAFIQTLTMVDIATGWTECFPLVVREAALVVEALERAQNLFPWPVRGLDFDNDGTFMNDTVVSWCRSHDVEVTRSRAYKKNDQAFVEQKNGAIVRRLVGYGRFEGIDAARSLARLFAAARLHINFFQPSFKLKEKHREGAKVIKRYLPPATPYERALVHPRLNEAFKRRLREIYRTLDPVALLAQMRDAQNELGKRVDQRARKPAMTVAPVQSDLAAFARELGDGWKQGEQRGIHRRRYVRRKPVPRRPSMLDPYIPIIEEWLAAAPHLSAVDLLSRLEAHAPGRFGGHQRRTVQRLLKNWRSKAARQLISSTEITLSVQASCLSI, from the coding sequence ATGATCCCGTTCTTGCTTCCGGCACTTGAACGGCACGGCAGATTGCAGCTTTCTGCCGATGAGCGGTCGCTGGTTTTGAAGGTGAGCGCGGCGACGATCGATCGCCTGCTGAGCGATGTAAAGATCGCCGCAGCCGGAGGACGCCGACGGCGGGCGGGCTTTTCCAGTGCCGTACGGCGGCAAGTCCCGGTGCGCACGTTCAATGACTGGGGATCACCTCCGCCGGGTTACTGCGAAGCGGATCTGGTCGCGCACGGCGGTATGTCCGTATCCGGCGCGTTCATTCAGACGCTAACAATGGTGGATATCGCAACGGGGTGGACCGAATGCTTTCCGCTCGTCGTGCGTGAAGCAGCTCTTGTGGTCGAGGCTCTCGAGCGCGCGCAGAACCTATTTCCTTGGCCCGTTCGCGGGCTCGATTTTGACAACGACGGCACCTTCATGAACGACACGGTCGTATCGTGGTGCCGCTCTCATGATGTCGAAGTCACTCGTTCCAGGGCCTACAAGAAGAACGATCAGGCGTTCGTTGAACAAAAGAACGGAGCTATCGTTCGCCGCCTGGTGGGCTACGGGCGGTTTGAAGGCATTGATGCCGCTCGCTCATTAGCTCGCCTGTTTGCGGCGGCACGGCTGCACATCAATTTCTTCCAGCCCTCATTTAAGCTGAAGGAAAAGCACCGCGAAGGTGCCAAGGTGATCAAGCGCTATCTTCCTCCCGCTACGCCGTACGAAAGAGCATTGGTCCACCCGAGGCTCAATGAGGCCTTCAAACGTCGGCTGCGGGAGATTTACCGCACGCTTGATCCGGTGGCATTGCTGGCACAGATGCGGGACGCTCAAAATGAGCTGGGCAAGCGCGTTGATCAGCGGGCTAGAAAGCCAGCGATGACTGTCGCGCCGGTGCAAAGCGACTTGGCGGCCTTTGCCCGAGAGCTCGGCGATGGTTGGAAACAGGGTGAGCAGCGGGGCATTCATCGGCGCCGCTATGTTCGGCGCAAGCCTGTGCCACGTCGGCCATCGATGCTCGACCCCTACATTCCTATCATCGAGGAATGGCTCGCCGCGGCTCCGCACCTGTCCGCAGTCGATCTTCTCTCTCGGCTGGAAGCGCATGCGCCCGGTCGGTTCGGCGGCCATCAGCGGCGTACGGTGCAGCGATTGCTGAAGAATTGGCGATCAAAGGCCGCTCGACAGCTCATCAGCAGCACAGAGATCACATTGTCGGTCCAAGCTTCGTGTCTGAGTATCTAA